In Hevea brasiliensis isolate MT/VB/25A 57/8 chromosome 13, ASM3005281v1, whole genome shotgun sequence, a single genomic region encodes these proteins:
- the LOC110647349 gene encoding LOW QUALITY PROTEIN: protein ACCELERATED CELL DEATH 6 (The sequence of the model RefSeq protein was modified relative to this genomic sequence to represent the inferred CDS: deleted 2 bases in 1 codon; substituted 1 base at 1 genomic stop codon) → MKSSNTTNKYIHADLQKAAEEGNLDPLIKEHGSTLDSLETPNKNTILHIYLTSQSERSSKFVKDVLGICSSLLLKVNVNGDTPLHIAARYGHADAAKELIAEASHHSEIDIERGEGPRDGVRKMLRMTNKNKETALHVAARYERSLGVVEAILSNEDPEYTYSANDCGETPLYLAADNGCEEIVLELLRNPNSKSLNYVGPSGKTALHAVAMNWDINRKSKVIIDKLLDKWSSLAKDTDEEGWIPLHYAAYKHRTSVVRKLLERDESSAYVADKYWKRTALHIAACRGFIDTMEEIISKCPNCCELTDIRGWNVLHYAVISKKNEIIKAVLKHSSLFYLLDEKDVKGNTPVHLYRTYHPDYDHLPSFIKGEDTDISKCWKKLHKEVQFSGNLFLKKNDNLKWMKDLGGGPLGKMVRKSKEEKEEQEERRKKNVVLKFEKVKDSHLVAATLIATVTFAAGFTLPGGNISEENDLKKGSPILGKNLAFKAFMISDTIAMVLSTCSVFIHLTLAVVGYLRRYYWLIRRSFSFLFYAIVAMVITFVTGTYAVLTPYXLHLVICVIGLSFFCFLFYFMIRVSWNLNSLDDDDDKDYGDGITSKDQAEILSWVTGGISFLLSIIRIPDLIKKIKDLLKKYY, encoded by the exons ATGAAGAGCTCAAATACTACTAACAAATACATTCATGCCGACTTACAGAAGGCGGCCGAAGAAGGCAATCTTGATCCATTGATCAAGGAGCATGGATCGACTCTTGATAGCCTGGAGACCCCAAATAAAAATACAATATTGCATATTTACCTTACCTCTCAAAGTGAAAGATCCTCCAAATTTGTAAAAGATGTACTTGGCATTTGCTCGTCACTCTTACTGAAGGTCAATGTCAACGGCGATACTCCATTGCACATTGCAGCAAGATACGGACATGCTGACGCAGCAAAAGAGTTAATCGCAGAGGCTTCACACCATAGTGAAATAGATATAGAGCGCGGAGAAGGGCCAAGAGACGGGGTAAGGAAAATGTTAAGgatgacaaataaaaataaagaaacggCCTTGCATGTAGCGGCACGATATGAAAGAAGTCTTGGTGTTGTGGAAGCAATATTGAGTAATGAAGATCCAGAGTATACATATTCTGCCAATGATTGCGGGGAAACTCCGCTTTACCTGGCTGCTGATAATGGATGTGAAGAGATAGTCCTTGAACTACTAAGAAATCCCAATTCAAAATCACTGAATTATGTCGGCCCCAGTGGTAAAACGGCATTACATGCGGTGGCAATGAACTGGGACATTAATCGGAAAAGTAAAG TGATTATAGACAAGCTATTGGATAAATGGAGTAGCTTGGCTAAAGATACAGATGAAGAAGGATGGATTCCACTTCACTATGCTGCGTATAAGCATCGTACTTCAGTGGTCAGAAAGCTACTAGAAAGGGATGAATCTAGTGCTTATGTTGCAGATAAATACTGGAAGAGGACAGCTCTTCACATTGCAGCCTGTAGAGGCTTCATAGATACGATGGAAGAGATCATTTCTAAATGCCCAAATTGCTGTGAACTTACTGACATTAGAGGCTGGAATGTTCTTCATTATGCAGTGATCagcaaaaaaaatgaaataataaaagcaGTGCTCAAACATTCATCATTGTTTTACCTTTTAGATGAAAAAGATGTTAAAGGGAATACGCCTGTCCATCTATATAGGACTTATCATCCTGATTACGACCATCTGCCTTCTTTCATAAAAGGAGAAGATACTGATATCTCGAAATGTTGGAAAAAACTGCACAAAGAAGTTCAATTCAGTGGAAACTTATTCTTAAAGAAG AATGACAATTTAAAATGGATGAAAGACCTTGGCGGTGGACCATTGGGGAAAATGGTAAGAAAATCCAAGGAAGAGAAAGAGGAAcaagaagaaaggagaaaaaaaaacgtGGTACTTAAATTCGAAAAAGTCAAAGACTCTCATTTGGTGGCTGCAACGCTCATAGCTACGGTAACTTTTGCCGCAGGTTTCACTTTACCTGGCGGTAATATCAGTGAAGAAAACGATTTGAAGAAGGGGAGTCCTATCCTAGGCAAAAATTTGGCTTTTAAAGCATTTATGATATCAGATACTATAGCTATGGTTTTATCTACTTGCTCTGTCTTTATTCACCTTACGCTGGCGGTTGTAGGATATCTGAGAAGATACTATTGGTTAATAAGGCGTTCTTTCAGTTTCCTTTTCTATGCTATAGTAGCAATGGTGATTACATTTGTGACAGGCACTTATGCAGTTCTAACGCCTTAT TGATTACATTTGGTCATTTGTGTCATTGGGTTGAGCTTCTTCTGCTTCTTATTTTATTTCATGATAAGGGTatcatggaatttaaattctttggATGACGATGATGATAAGGACTATGGTGATGGTATTACTTCTAAGGATCAAGCCGAAATTTT GTCATGGGTGACTGGCGGAATCTCTTTTTTGCTTTCAATTATCAGAATTCCAGATTTGATTAAAAAGATTAAGGATTTGCTAAAGAAGTATTATTAG